In the genome of Thermodesulfobacteriota bacterium, the window ACCCCGCTTACTATATGGGCCCGCATCCTGCCGATAAAATCCGGGGGCAGGTGGCAGTCGCCGCACTCGGGGTCCGCGCCGAGTGCGGCGAAGTGGGAGGAGCCCTTAAGCTCGGCCGCGGGAAAACTCATCGAGTGGCACATCGTACAAAAGGCCGTGGTGCTCGAGTACCGCTCCGCCTCGATGAAGGCGAAGACGGCCGCAGCCCCAACCGCCGCAACCACTATGACCGAAGCTCCCTTCATCCTACTTTCCTCCGGAAAAACAAGATGTTATACCCTCACTATACACCGGATACCATAAATTGCAACCCGTTTTCCGCCCGCACCATGATGGTGTTTCAATTCACGACGACCGCCGGGGTATGAGGTGCCAATACTGTATTGGGCCATTTATGACATTAACCGTGCGGCAGCACCATGATGGTGTTTCACCTTCTGAACGGCCGTTAGTGCGCCGGACATGAGAAAGACTTATTTACACACAATACCTTGCGCTACGCCTGAGGGTGTTTCAATTCACGACGACCGCCGGGGTATGAGGTGCCAATACTGTATTGGGCCGCTTATGACATTAACCGTGCGGCAGCACCCCGCTTTTTCCGTTGGAAAAAACCCCCTTATGCCGTATACTGTATACTTGAATAAAGGGAAGCAGGGGCGTTTTTGAAGGTACGCTTTATCATAAACCCGATCGCGGGCGGGAAGAACAGGGTAAGGGAAATATCCGAGGCCGTAAGCAGGGTTTTCTCGTCCGACCACGGGATATACGAGGTAAGGGTTACCGGGAAGAAGGGTGACGCCAATGCGCTGGCCAGGGACGCCGTGGCCAAGGGCTATGACGCCCTGTTCGCCTGCGGCGGGGACGGCACCCTGAACGAGGTGGCCTCCGAACTCGTAAAAACGGACGTGATTCTCGGCATAGTGCCGGCCGGATCAGGCAACGGACTGGCCAGGGCGCTAAAGATACCGTGGGAGCCCGAGGCCGCGGTGAGGCTCCTGAAGGACGGCTTCATACGGCGGGTGGACGCCGGGGTGGTTGGGGGTGGAAAAAAAGGGGAAAGATATTTTTTCTCCACGGCCGGCTTCGGCTTCGACGCGCTCCTTAGCAAGCGCTACAACGAAAGGCCCGCGAGCCTCAGGGTCCGGGGGGTGCTGCCCTACGTGCCCATAGCGCTCGTCGAGTTCTTCAAGTACAGGCCCGAGAACACGCTGATTATGATAGACGGCAAGTACAGGAACTTCCGCCCCTTTATCCTGACGGTGGCCAACACCGAGCAGTACGGCTCATCGGCCATAATAGCCCCGGGTGCGGTGCCCGACGACGGGCTGTTCGACATATGCATAGTCGAGGACGTGAGCCTCTTCTCGGCCATAAGAGATTTAAGGAAACTTTTCAGCGGCAACATAGACACCATCGGAAACTTTAAGCGCATAAAGGCCGGTGTGCTGGAGGTCTTGAGGAGAAAGCCCGGCCTGGTCCACGCCGACGGCGAATACTTCGAAGGGGATAAGAAGGTGGAGATAAGGAACCTCCCCGGCGCCCTCAAGATACTGGTAAAAGAGGGCCCTGAAGGGATGGAGAGGGCAGGTGGTGCCGATAGTGCTTGAGGAAAAGACCCCCATGGACGCACTCGAGGGAAGGAGTTTCAGGGAGCTTACCCCGAGAGAAAAACTCCTGGTGGCCTACACCCACCTCGAAGAGCTCCGGCAGCTTAACGGCGGCTACGTTGCCTCGCCCTACCAGGGGGAGAACGGGGGGGACAGGTATAACGTCTTCTGGCTCCGGGACATCATGTACGCCACCTACGCCAACGAGTACGTGGGGTCGTACGACAAGATGATAGAGAGCTACCGGCTGATACTCCAGATATTCCAGAAGTACCGCCACAAGATATCAAGCGGCGCCCGCAAGCGCCACTATATGGGCAGCTGCGCCGCCGAGGCCATCCACTCGCGTGTCCACCCGGTCACGCTCGAGGAGATAACGCACGAGTGGGGACACCACCAGCTCGACATATTCGGGCTCTTCCTCTACAAGACCGGCGACCTCATAAAAAAGGGCCACAGGGTAATAACGGTGGACCAGCCCGACATCATGATACTGCTCCGCGACATAATGCTCTACCTGACGACCGTAAGGTGGCACTCGGACCCGGACTTCGGCGTGTGGGAGGAGGGGCCTGAGATGCACAGCTCCAGCATAGGCAGCGTGCTCGCGGGACTTACCATGTGGCATGACGACGGCCACTACCACTACAAGTACTCGCACCAGATAGACCTCCACGACTACCTCCCCGTCCCCCAGGAGTTCCTCGAAGCCGGCGAG includes:
- a CDS encoding NapC/NirT family cytochrome c, whose translation is MKGASVIVVAAVGAAAVFAFIEAERYSSTTAFCTMCHSMSFPAAELKGSSHFAALGADPECGDCHLPPDFIGRMRAHIVSGV
- a CDS encoding diacylglycerol kinase family protein gives rise to the protein MKVRFIINPIAGGKNRVREISEAVSRVFSSDHGIYEVRVTGKKGDANALARDAVAKGYDALFACGGDGTLNEVASELVKTDVILGIVPAGSGNGLARALKIPWEPEAAVRLLKDGFIRRVDAGVVGGGKKGERYFFSTAGFGFDALLSKRYNERPASLRVRGVLPYVPIALVEFFKYRPENTLIMIDGKYRNFRPFILTVANTEQYGSSAIIAPGAVPDDGLFDICIVEDVSLFSAIRDLRKLFSGNIDTIGNFKRIKAGVLEVLRRKPGLVHADGEYFEGDKKVEIRNLPGALKILVKEGPEGMERAGGADSA
- a CDS encoding glycoside hydrolase family 15 protein is translated as MVPIVLEEKTPMDALEGRSFRELTPREKLLVAYTHLEELRQLNGGYVASPYQGENGGDRYNVFWLRDIMYATYANEYVGSYDKMIESYRLILQIFQKYRHKISSGARKRHYMGSCAAEAIHSRVHPVTLEEITHEWGHHQLDIFGLFLYKTGDLIKKGHRVITVDQPDIMILLRDIMLYLTTVRWHSDPDFGVWEEGPEMHSSSIGSVLAGLTMWHDDGHYHYKYSHQIDLHDYLPVPQEFLEAGEESLKKLLPSESESRPYDLTQLSLIWPYNIIKEAHTKRILRNIETKLVREKGVIRYPGDLYHNADPENPVGNEAEWPLGFAWLSIAYSKLATRSLRLGAIFGKPHEFIRKSEEYLVRLENVMTEDGKVPELYSGGEMNWNVPLAWAQSFYVVARQSLTRVHETVGE